The proteins below are encoded in one region of Brevundimonas fontaquae:
- a CDS encoding ATP-binding protein → MASATATARAEPGGREPDEEPQRRPLFRFGGSRLGGFILVLNLLSLLILFGGALAINEWRPGLIEARQESLTVQAELLANVLREEGVTRGEPTPELDPIRASIWLTDRFIPAGQRVRLYDVNGLLLVDSYQVTEAIGGRPLPDAQTAGTATEDAAKANLLSERRVARADSELAAEVAAALDGSPQSTLRRNESGDRVVSVSIPVRHVRQVLGVLTVESGDVDEILGAQRQALFPFALVALGVNLLGSLLLHLFVARPIMRLSAAADQVKLQRARAISLPDLEDRKDEIGDLARSLESMTDTLSTRMDAIERFAADVSHEIKNPLTSIRSALETLPLVKTDAHREKLTALLQQDVRRLDRLITDISNASRLDAELSRDRPRPVDLNRLLVDIVGVYETTAKPGDIPVVLTAPEQALRVMGRDGPLGQVFRNLIDNARSFSPAGGVVRVTLEDIGDDLPIRVRVEDQGPGIPAENLETVFERFYTSRPKGAVFGSNSGLGLSIVRQIVEAHGGRVHAENKSEGGARFEIVFPSVGRWS, encoded by the coding sequence ATGGCGTCGGCTACCGCTACCGCGAGAGCTGAACCGGGCGGGCGCGAGCCCGACGAGGAGCCCCAGCGCCGGCCGTTGTTCCGCTTCGGCGGATCCCGGCTGGGCGGCTTCATCCTGGTGCTCAATCTGCTCAGCCTGCTGATCCTGTTCGGCGGGGCGCTGGCGATCAATGAATGGCGTCCCGGCCTGATCGAGGCGCGTCAGGAATCGCTGACGGTCCAGGCCGAGCTGCTGGCCAATGTGTTGCGCGAAGAAGGTGTGACGCGGGGCGAACCGACGCCCGAACTGGACCCCATCCGTGCATCGATCTGGCTGACCGATCGCTTCATTCCGGCGGGCCAGCGGGTGCGGCTGTATGATGTGAACGGCCTGTTGCTGGTCGACAGCTATCAGGTGACGGAAGCCATCGGCGGGCGGCCCCTGCCCGACGCGCAGACGGCGGGGACGGCGACCGAGGACGCGGCCAAGGCTAATCTGCTGTCCGAGCGCCGGGTCGCGCGCGCCGACAGCGAACTGGCGGCGGAGGTGGCGGCGGCGCTGGACGGCTCGCCCCAATCGACCCTGCGTCGCAACGAGTCCGGCGACCGCGTCGTCTCTGTTTCCATTCCCGTGCGCCACGTGCGTCAGGTGCTGGGCGTGCTGACCGTCGAATCCGGGGACGTGGACGAAATCCTGGGCGCTCAGCGGCAGGCGCTGTTCCCGTTCGCCCTGGTGGCGCTGGGGGTCAATCTGCTGGGATCGCTGCTGCTGCATCTGTTCGTGGCGCGGCCGATCATGCGGCTGTCGGCGGCGGCGGATCAGGTGAAGCTGCAACGCGCGCGGGCCATCTCCCTGCCGGATCTGGAGGATCGCAAGGACGAGATCGGCGATCTGGCGCGGTCGCTGGAATCCATGACCGACACCCTGTCGACGCGCATGGACGCCATCGAGCGGTTCGCGGCCGATGTGTCGCACGAGATCAAAAACCCCCTGACCTCGATCCGTTCGGCGCTGGAGACCCTGCCGCTGGTCAAGACCGATGCGCACCGCGAGAAGCTGACGGCCCTGTTGCAGCAGGACGTGCGTCGGCTGGACCGGCTGATCACCGACATCTCCAACGCCTCGCGGCTGGATGCGGAGCTGTCGCGCGATCGCCCGCGGCCCGTCGATCTGAACCGGCTGCTGGTCGATATCGTCGGCGTCTATGAGACGACGGCCAAGCCCGGCGACATTCCGGTCGTGCTCACGGCGCCCGAACAGGCCCTGCGGGTCATGGGGCGCGACGGGCCGCTGGGGCAGGTGTTCCGCAACCTGATCGACAACGCCCGATCGTTCAGCCCCGCAGGCGGCGTGGTGCGGGTGACGCTGGAGGACATCGGGGACGATCTGCCGATCCGGGTCCGGGTCGAGGACCAGGGGCCGGGCATTCCGGCCGAGAACCTGGAGACGGTGTTCGAGCGGTTCTATACCTCGCGGCCCAAGGGGGCGGTGTTCGGCTCCAACTCGGGCTTGGGCCTGTCCATCGTGCGTCAGATCGTCGAGGCGCATGGCGGTCGCGTCCACGCCGAAAACAAGTCCGAAGGCGGCGCGCGGTTCGAGATCGTCTTCCCGTCGGTCGGCCGCTGGTCGTGA
- a CDS encoding HPr kinase/phosphorylase, whose product MSPGQPVHATTVAVRRRGAWQGVMILGRSGAGKSDLALRLIARGWRLVSDDYTQVWASDGAVHASAPASIAGRIEVRGLGIVAARTRPVCRVALAVACIAEGVERLPEPQTRAFAGIDLPLLALDPRPASAVDVVAAALETL is encoded by the coding sequence GTGAGCCCGGGCCAGCCGGTCCACGCCACCACCGTCGCCGTGCGCCGGCGCGGGGCCTGGCAGGGGGTGATGATCCTGGGGCGGTCGGGCGCGGGCAAGAGCGATCTGGCGCTGCGGCTGATCGCGCGGGGTTGGCGGCTGGTCAGCGACGACTACACCCAGGTCTGGGCCTCGGACGGAGCCGTTCATGCATCGGCGCCGGCCTCCATCGCGGGTCGGATCGAGGTGCGCGGCCTCGGAATCGTGGCCGCCAGAACACGGCCGGTCTGTCGCGTGGCGCTGGCCGTGGCCTGTATCGCGGAAGGTGTCGAACGGCTTCCGGAGCCGCAGACACGGGCTTTCGCGGGGATCGATCTGCCCCTGCTGGCGCTGGATCCCCGACCGGCTTCGGCCGTCGATGTGGTCGCAGCGGCGTTGGAGACGCTTTGA
- a CDS encoding PTS sugar transporter subunit IIA, with product MIGLVIVTHGGLASEFLSAMEHVVGPQRGVAAICIGPDDDMERRRRDIVDAAAAVDDGEGVILLTDMFGGTPSNLAISVMEQTRAEVIAGLNLPMLIKLASVRGRETLESCVAHAQDAGRKYISVASWVLAGEK from the coding sequence ATGATCGGTCTGGTGATCGTCACCCATGGCGGGTTGGCGTCCGAGTTTCTCTCCGCCATGGAGCATGTGGTCGGCCCGCAGCGCGGCGTCGCGGCCATCTGCATCGGGCCCGACGACGACATGGAGCGTCGGCGTCGCGACATTGTCGATGCGGCCGCGGCCGTGGACGACGGCGAAGGGGTCATCCTGCTCACCGACATGTTCGGCGGTACGCCGTCGAACCTGGCCATCTCGGTGATGGAACAGACGCGCGCCGAGGTCATCGCCGGGCTGAACCTGCCCATGCTGATCAAACTGGCCAGCGTGCGGGGGCGCGAGACGCTGGAATCCTGCGTGGCCCATGCGCAGGACGCCGGTCGCAAATACATCTCCGTCGCGTCCTGGGTGCTCGCAGGCGAAAAATGA
- a CDS encoding HPr family phosphocarrier protein codes for MTVTATLNICNTRGLHARASAKFVKLASSFESEIHVTRDGVTVDARSIMGLLMLGAGIGCSIDVSAEGPDAEEAMEALTDLVARKFDEDQ; via the coding sequence ATGACCGTCACCGCGACCCTGAACATCTGCAATACGCGCGGCCTGCACGCCCGCGCGTCGGCCAAGTTCGTCAAACTGGCCTCCAGCTTCGAAAGCGAGATCCACGTCACCCGCGACGGCGTGACGGTGGACGCCCGCTCGATCATGGGCCTGCTGATGCTGGGCGCCGGCATCGGCTGCAGCATCGACGTCTCCGCCGAAGGTCCTGACGCCGAAGAGGCGATGGAGGCCCTGACCGACCTGGTCGCGCGCAAGTTCGACGAGGATCAATAG
- a CDS encoding phytase, translating to MRPSLARSLSACAALGVLAACATHEVDYQGEGAGLVGPGAPVQAVLETPSVGTAGQDAADDPAVWASASPVTIMGRQTPGFVAGTDKKSGLYIYGFDGQILQFLPEGLLNNVDVVEGLSVGGRPQVVLGASDRTPGKTGISLYTFDPAGTGQNGVRYWGAVATDVVEPYGFCFARRGAEVHAILVGHEGELRQFVLGVDAAGQPTASLVRTAEIGTISEGCAADEATDALYINEENVGLWRYGLNPASGAARTLIQPIAKDILVVDAEGLTTIADASGRYLIASSQGDSTFPVWRIDGPAPQYKGRFKIVDGAVDGVTGTDGLAAASGQAGPFPDGLVVIQDDVNDVGTQNFKYVDWRDIRRALGL from the coding sequence ATGCGCCCTTCCCTCGCCCGCTCGCTGAGCGCCTGCGCCGCCCTGGGCGTGCTCGCCGCCTGCGCCACGCACGAGGTCGATTATCAGGGCGAGGGCGCGGGCCTCGTCGGTCCCGGCGCCCCGGTCCAGGCTGTGCTGGAAACCCCGTCGGTCGGCACGGCGGGTCAGGACGCCGCCGACGACCCCGCCGTCTGGGCCAGCGCTTCGCCGGTCACGATCATGGGTCGACAAACCCCGGGCTTCGTCGCCGGCACGGACAAGAAGTCTGGCCTCTACATCTACGGCTTCGACGGCCAGATCCTGCAGTTCCTGCCCGAGGGGCTGCTGAACAACGTCGATGTGGTCGAGGGCCTCTCAGTCGGCGGCCGTCCGCAGGTGGTGCTGGGCGCCAGCGACCGCACGCCGGGCAAGACCGGGATCTCCCTCTACACCTTCGACCCGGCCGGGACCGGCCAGAACGGCGTGCGCTATTGGGGCGCGGTCGCCACCGACGTGGTCGAACCGTACGGCTTCTGCTTTGCGCGGCGCGGAGCCGAAGTTCACGCCATCCTGGTCGGGCACGAGGGCGAGCTTCGCCAGTTCGTCCTAGGCGTGGACGCCGCCGGCCAGCCCACGGCGAGTCTGGTCCGCACCGCCGAGATCGGAACCATCTCCGAAGGCTGCGCCGCCGACGAAGCCACCGACGCCCTCTATATCAACGAGGAGAACGTCGGCCTGTGGCGCTATGGCCTGAACCCGGCGTCCGGCGCGGCCCGCACCCTGATCCAGCCCATCGCCAAGGACATCCTGGTCGTCGACGCCGAGGGCCTGACCACGATCGCCGACGCCTCGGGCCGCTATCTGATCGCCTCCAGCCAGGGCGACTCCACCTTCCCCGTCTGGCGCATCGACGGCCCGGCGCCGCAGTACAAGGGCCGGTTCAAGATCGTGGACGGCGCGGTCGACGGCGTCACCGGCACCGACGGCCTGGCGGCCGCCAGCGGTCAGGCCGGCCCCTTCCCCGACGGCCTCGTCGTCATCCAGGACGACGTCAACGACGTGGGCACGCAGAACTTCAAATACGTCGACTGGCGCGACATCCGCCGGGCGCTGGGGCTTTAG
- a CDS encoding TonB-dependent receptor: MKMNLLMGAAIAPMILAPLAMPAHADVDAVASASTAVAGDVIYGRVTNAAGAPLPGAEVLVRGTSQRAVTNTQGEFTLLTASGAMVLEVNYLGLPSASQTVVTTPGEDANVAIVLGAQSATDVADVIVTGVITDGVARSLNQQKNADGTVNVLSADAIGRYPDPNVAESLQRVQGIAIQRDQGEGRYINVRGAPAAFTAVSVDGVQVPAVDPGTRAVDLDTLPSDIVANIEVSKTLLPSQEADSIAGAVNIKTRSPFDRRRLAISGYAGGSYNDYGGEDVRAGATASNVFANETFGALLSVSYSETNRRPDNVENAWVKEEQNGADVFVLEETLFKDYETKRTRQALTGALEWRPSDDVRAYLRGSFAQFEDDEYRNTLGLIYSDGTLQPGATNTTATYTGARITRQLRHRTQKNDITTLVAGGEKTFANGAVWDASLSWADSEQSYPNRNELLYRSGGTTLSYNTGDHYMPTYSVFSDPAGFYRDPSRFSFRENAFRENTTKQEDVAFKANFELPSQLGGRDVTWKFGAKFNTREINADEQRYRNRAAAASPGTLASMLSDRPSRNYDYDLGFKFDAGKADDYFARVRAASPIRLPDSIAADYSAQEDILAGYAQARFDIGATNVIVGLRVENTKFDGEAAALIDNDGSAPYQMAKVSRDDTEFFPNLTVRHAFSDNLIGRFALTRSISRPEFSEIVPRRIEETDGSDISYEIGNPDLQPALSNNIDLGLEYYFASLGVVSANAFYKDLTDYRYTLKYSEPVTIDGTVYDADFETPINAPEGHLAGLELNLQRKFDFLPGLLSGFGVFANYTWTDAEIKTAQSYGGRDTFSLPGQSDTNYNAALFYEMAGFSARLSYTKRGDYLEEINADDADLDLYVEGREQLDFTASYDFGNGVEVFGEAKNLTDSAGVRYYGVKERTYEYEKFGYNVFLGVRFKL; encoded by the coding sequence ATGAAAATGAACCTGCTGATGGGCGCCGCGATCGCGCCGATGATCCTGGCGCCGCTGGCCATGCCCGCCCATGCCGATGTCGACGCCGTGGCCTCGGCCTCAACTGCGGTCGCCGGCGACGTGATTTACGGCCGGGTGACCAACGCCGCCGGCGCGCCCCTGCCGGGCGCCGAGGTTCTGGTGCGCGGCACAAGCCAGCGGGCCGTGACCAACACCCAGGGCGAGTTCACCCTGCTGACCGCCAGCGGCGCCATGGTGCTGGAGGTCAACTATCTGGGCCTGCCCTCTGCCAGCCAGACGGTCGTGACCACGCCGGGCGAAGACGCCAATGTCGCCATCGTCCTGGGCGCCCAATCTGCAACGGACGTCGCCGATGTCATCGTGACCGGCGTCATCACCGACGGCGTCGCCCGCTCGCTGAACCAGCAGAAGAACGCCGACGGCACGGTCAACGTCCTGTCGGCCGACGCCATCGGCCGCTACCCCGACCCCAATGTGGCGGAATCGCTGCAACGCGTTCAGGGCATCGCCATCCAGCGCGATCAGGGCGAAGGCCGCTACATCAATGTGCGCGGCGCGCCGGCCGCCTTCACCGCCGTGTCGGTGGACGGGGTACAGGTTCCTGCGGTCGATCCCGGCACCCGTGCCGTCGATCTGGACACTCTGCCCAGCGACATCGTCGCGAACATCGAAGTCTCCAAGACGCTGCTGCCTAGCCAGGAAGCCGATTCCATCGCCGGCGCCGTCAACATCAAGACCCGTTCGCCGTTCGACCGTCGTCGCTTGGCCATCAGCGGCTATGCCGGCGGGAGCTATAACGACTATGGCGGCGAGGACGTTCGCGCCGGCGCCACCGCGTCCAACGTCTTCGCAAACGAGACCTTCGGCGCCCTGCTGTCCGTCAGCTATTCCGAAACCAACCGCCGGCCCGACAACGTCGAGAACGCCTGGGTCAAGGAAGAGCAGAACGGCGCCGATGTCTTCGTGCTCGAAGAGACTTTGTTCAAGGATTACGAGACCAAGCGCACCCGTCAGGCCCTGACCGGCGCTCTGGAATGGCGGCCTTCCGATGACGTCCGAGCCTATCTGCGGGGGTCGTTCGCCCAGTTCGAGGACGACGAATACCGAAACACTCTGGGGCTGATCTATTCGGACGGCACGCTGCAGCCGGGCGCGACGAATACGACGGCGACCTACACCGGTGCGCGCATCACCCGCCAGCTGCGCCACCGCACACAGAAGAACGACATCACCACCCTCGTCGCGGGCGGCGAGAAGACGTTTGCAAACGGCGCGGTCTGGGACGCCAGCCTGTCATGGGCCGACAGCGAGCAATCCTATCCGAACCGCAACGAGCTGCTGTACCGCTCCGGCGGCACGACGCTGAGCTACAACACCGGCGACCACTATATGCCGACCTATTCGGTGTTCAGCGATCCGGCGGGCTTCTACCGCGACCCGTCGCGGTTCAGCTTCCGCGAGAACGCCTTCCGCGAGAATACGACCAAGCAGGAAGACGTCGCTTTCAAAGCCAACTTCGAGCTGCCCAGCCAGCTCGGCGGCCGTGACGTGACCTGGAAGTTCGGCGCCAAGTTCAACACCCGCGAGATCAACGCCGACGAGCAGCGCTATCGTAACCGCGCCGCCGCCGCGAGTCCTGGCACGCTGGCTTCGATGCTGAGCGACCGTCCGTCGCGCAACTATGACTACGACCTCGGCTTCAAGTTCGACGCTGGAAAGGCCGACGACTATTTCGCGCGTGTGCGCGCCGCCTCGCCCATCCGGCTGCCGGATTCGATCGCGGCCGATTACAGCGCCCAGGAAGACATTCTGGCGGGCTATGCTCAGGCGCGCTTCGACATCGGCGCGACGAACGTCATCGTCGGCCTTCGTGTCGAGAACACCAAGTTCGACGGTGAAGCGGCGGCTCTGATCGACAACGACGGCAGCGCTCCATACCAGATGGCCAAGGTCAGCCGGGACGACACCGAGTTCTTCCCGAACCTGACGGTGCGCCACGCCTTTTCGGACAATCTGATCGGCCGTTTCGCCCTGACGCGGTCGATCTCGCGTCCGGAGTTCAGCGAGATCGTGCCGCGTCGCATCGAGGAAACCGATGGGTCCGACATCTCTTACGAGATCGGCAACCCGGATCTGCAGCCGGCCCTGTCGAACAATATCGACCTTGGCCTGGAATATTACTTCGCCTCGCTGGGCGTGGTGTCGGCGAACGCCTTCTACAAGGACCTGACTGACTATCGCTACACCCTGAAATACAGCGAGCCGGTGACCATCGACGGCACGGTGTACGACGCCGACTTCGAAACTCCGATCAATGCGCCCGAAGGCCATCTGGCGGGCCTGGAGCTGAACCTGCAACGGAAGTTTGATTTCCTGCCGGGCCTGCTGTCGGGCTTCGGCGTCTTCGCCAACTACACCTGGACCGACGCCGAGATCAAAACGGCCCAGTCCTATGGCGGTCGCGACACCTTTTCCCTGCCGGGTCAGTCAGACACGAACTACAACGCCGCCCTCTTCTACGAAATGGCCGGGTTCAGCGCGCGCCTGTCCTACACCAAGCGTGGGGACTATCTGGAAGAGATCAACGCCGACGACGCCGATCTGGACCTCTATGTCGAGGGCCGCGAACAATTGGACTTCACCGCCAGCTACGACTTCGGCAATGGGGTGGAGGTGTTCGGCGAAGCCAAGAACCTGACCGACAGCGCGGGCGTGCGCTACTACGGCGTCAAGGAGCGGACCTACGAATACGAGAAGTTCGGCTACAACGTCTTCCTGGGCGTGCGCTTCAAACTCTGA
- the lpdA gene encoding dihydrolipoyl dehydrogenase produces MAEATAAYDVVIIGGGPGGYNAAIRAGQLGLKVACVEMRSTLGGTCLNVGCMPSKALLHASELWNAANTEFAKIGIEVQPKLHLDQMHKAKDDSVTALTKGIEFLFKKNKADWIKGKGKIVGRGKVEVTAADGSVQTLDAKNIVIATGSEPTPLPGVAFEDGKVIDSTGALSLPAVPKKLIVVGAGIIGLELGSVWRRLGAEVTVVEFLDRITPGMDTEVATAFQRTLTKQGMSFKLGAKVTGAKSGKDGVELTVEPSAGGAAETIKGDVVLVAIGRRPYTDGLGLESVGVTPDKRGFIDHDHFKVADGVWVIGDVTHGPMLAHKAEEDAVAVIDTIAGKYGHVDYALVPSVVYTFPEVAWVGQTEDQLKAAGVQYKKGKFPFTANSRAKINHETDGFVKVLADAATDKVLGVHIMGPQAGEMIHEAAITMSFGGASEDIARTCHAHPTRSEAVRQAAMDVEGWMMQA; encoded by the coding sequence ATGGCCGAAGCCACCGCCGCCTACGACGTCGTCATCATCGGCGGAGGCCCTGGCGGCTATAACGCCGCGATCCGGGCGGGCCAGCTGGGCCTGAAGGTCGCCTGCGTGGAGATGCGTTCGACGCTGGGCGGCACCTGCCTGAACGTCGGCTGCATGCCGTCCAAGGCCCTGCTGCACGCCTCGGAACTGTGGAACGCCGCCAACACCGAGTTCGCCAAGATCGGCATCGAGGTCCAGCCCAAGCTGCACCTGGACCAGATGCACAAGGCCAAGGACGACAGCGTCACCGCCCTGACCAAGGGGATCGAGTTCCTGTTCAAGAAGAACAAGGCCGACTGGATCAAGGGCAAGGGCAAGATCGTTGGCAGGGGCAAGGTCGAGGTGACCGCCGCCGACGGCTCGGTCCAGACGCTGGACGCCAAGAACATCGTCATCGCCACCGGCTCGGAGCCGACCCCTCTGCCCGGCGTCGCTTTCGAGGATGGCAAGGTCATCGATTCCACCGGCGCCCTGTCTCTGCCGGCCGTGCCCAAGAAGCTGATCGTGGTCGGCGCCGGGATTATCGGCCTGGAGTTGGGTTCGGTCTGGCGTCGTTTGGGCGCCGAGGTCACGGTGGTCGAGTTCCTGGACCGGATCACGCCCGGCATGGACACCGAGGTCGCCACCGCCTTCCAGCGCACCCTGACCAAACAGGGCATGAGCTTCAAACTGGGCGCCAAGGTCACCGGCGCCAAGTCGGGCAAGGACGGGGTGGAATTGACCGTCGAGCCGTCGGCCGGCGGCGCCGCCGAGACGATCAAGGGCGACGTGGTGCTGGTCGCCATCGGTCGTCGTCCGTACACGGATGGTCTGGGCCTGGAAAGCGTGGGCGTGACGCCGGACAAGCGCGGCTTCATCGACCATGATCACTTCAAGGTCGCGGACGGCGTCTGGGTGATCGGCGACGTGACCCACGGTCCGATGCTGGCCCACAAGGCGGAAGAAGACGCGGTCGCCGTGATCGACACCATCGCCGGCAAATACGGCCACGTCGACTACGCCCTGGTCCCCAGCGTCGTCTACACCTTCCCTGAAGTGGCCTGGGTCGGTCAGACCGAAGACCAACTGAAGGCCGCCGGTGTTCAGTACAAGAAGGGCAAATTCCCCTTCACCGCCAACAGCCGCGCCAAGATCAATCACGAGACCGACGGCTTCGTGAAGGTTCTGGCCGACGCGGCGACTGACAAGGTGCTGGGCGTGCACATCATGGGCCCGCAGGCCGGCGAGATGATCCACGAGGCGGCCATCACCATGAGCTTCGGCGGCGCGTCGGAAGACATCGCCCGCACCTGCCACGCCCACCCGACCCGTTCGGAAGCCGTCCGCCAGGCGGCCATGGATGTCGAAGGCTGGATGATGCAGGCCTGA
- a CDS encoding methyl-accepting chemotaxis protein: MKISALSLSAKTALMVIAALGALTLTLMAVAAGLLTRDAEARAAERQETNMRVAWDVLADYGDGFSTRDGKLYVGSTPMNDFTAPVDRIKTLVGGTATVFMGDLRVTTNVVKDDGSRAVGTKLKPGPVFDAVLKNGKPYRGQADILGKPYFVAYDPIKTAAGQTIGVLYVGIPKADFMASVNQMMLALFVCGLVVALLTVGACLYVSRRMFSPLKGLCDRMEALRQGRTDFDAPWISRGDDIGQISRAVIAFRDAAVRQKEIETEAETMRETARATRISSEADRERLAAEDAVVVQALGDGLAALANGDLTYRITAPFAERSRKLKDDYNAAADTLTATMGEIIELVGAMRSGTTEVTTATNDLSRRTEQQAAALEETAAALDQITVTVKKTAEGAQSAAGITAKARDGAADRERIIADTTAAMAQIESTSGRIGEIIGVIDEIAFQTNLLALNAGVEAARAGEAGRGFAVVASEVRALAQRSAEAAREIKALIAASSASVGDGARLVAQTGGALTALIGQVAEINLLAGEIAASAREQAVGLAEVNVAVNQMDQTTQQNAAMVEQTTAANQALSHEAETLAELVSRFRIEGRQSHHREAHGRETAWAA; the protein is encoded by the coding sequence ATGAAGATCAGCGCTCTATCCCTGTCTGCCAAGACAGCCCTGATGGTCATCGCCGCGCTCGGCGCCCTGACCTTAACCCTGATGGCGGTCGCCGCCGGCCTTCTGACCCGGGACGCCGAGGCCCGCGCGGCCGAGCGTCAGGAGACCAATATGCGGGTCGCCTGGGACGTGCTGGCCGACTATGGCGACGGCTTCTCGACCCGCGACGGCAAGCTCTATGTCGGCTCGACGCCGATGAACGACTTCACCGCCCCGGTCGATCGGATCAAGACGCTGGTCGGCGGCACGGCGACCGTCTTCATGGGCGACCTGCGTGTGACGACGAACGTGGTCAAGGACGACGGTTCGCGCGCGGTCGGCACCAAGCTCAAGCCCGGTCCGGTCTTCGACGCCGTGCTGAAGAACGGCAAACCCTATCGCGGCCAGGCGGACATCCTGGGCAAGCCCTATTTCGTCGCCTACGACCCGATCAAGACCGCCGCCGGCCAGACCATCGGCGTGCTCTACGTCGGCATCCCCAAGGCCGACTTCATGGCCTCGGTGAACCAGATGATGCTCGCCCTGTTCGTCTGCGGCCTGGTCGTGGCCCTGCTGACGGTCGGCGCCTGCCTGTATGTGTCGCGCCGTATGTTCTCGCCGTTGAAGGGGCTGTGCGACCGGATGGAGGCCCTGCGTCAGGGCCGCACCGACTTCGACGCCCCCTGGATTTCGCGCGGCGACGACATCGGCCAGATCTCGCGCGCCGTCATCGCCTTCCGAGACGCCGCCGTGCGCCAGAAGGAAATCGAGACCGAGGCCGAAACCATGCGCGAGACCGCGCGCGCCACTCGCATCTCCAGCGAGGCCGACCGTGAACGGCTCGCCGCCGAAGACGCCGTTGTGGTCCAGGCCCTCGGCGACGGCTTGGCGGCCCTGGCCAACGGCGACCTGACCTACCGCATCACCGCGCCCTTCGCCGAGCGCAGCAGGAAGCTGAAGGACGACTACAACGCCGCTGCCGACACCCTGACGGCCACGATGGGCGAGATCATCGAACTGGTCGGCGCCATGCGTTCCGGCACGACAGAGGTCACCACCGCGACCAACGACCTGTCGCGCCGCACCGAACAGCAGGCCGCCGCCCTGGAAGAGACCGCCGCCGCGCTGGACCAGATCACCGTCACGGTGAAAAAGACGGCCGAGGGCGCCCAGTCCGCCGCCGGCATCACCGCCAAGGCCCGTGACGGCGCCGCGGACCGCGAGCGGATCATCGCCGACACAACCGCCGCCATGGCCCAGATCGAAAGCACGTCGGGCCGGATCGGCGAGATCATCGGCGTGATCGACGAGATCGCCTTCCAGACCAACCTTCTGGCCCTGAACGCCGGGGTGGAAGCCGCCCGCGCGGGCGAGGCGGGTCGCGGCTTCGCCGTCGTCGCCTCCGAGGTTCGCGCCCTGGCCCAGCGTTCGGCAGAGGCCGCGCGCGAGATCAAGGCCCTGATCGCCGCCTCCAGCGCCAGCGTCGGCGACGGGGCCCGCCTGGTGGCCCAGACCGGCGGCGCCCTGACCGCCCTGATCGGCCAGGTGGCGGAGATCAACCTTCTGGCCGGCGAGATCGCCGCATCGGCGCGCGAACAGGCCGTGGGTCTCGCCGAGGTCAATGTCGCCGTGAACCAGATGGACCAGACGACCCAGCAGAACGCCGCCATGGTCGAACAGACCACGGCCGCCAACCAGGCCCTCAGCCACGAGGCCGAGACCCTGGCCGAACTGGTGTCGCGCTTCCGCATCGAGGGCCGCCAATCCCACCACAGAGAAGCCCACGGCCGCGAGACCGCCTGGGCCGCCTGA